A genomic window from Acidimicrobiales bacterium includes:
- the atpB gene encoding F0F1 ATP synthase subunit A produces MTFALEFPPVSHVIEWPTLFLDGAFAVNKVVLLMWLSVLLVFLFFFLAARRRQLVPSGVQNVAESVVDFVTDGIIMQTMGPEGMRYLPFLATLFSFIFVCNIWEIIPGAQMPVNARIALPAFLAILVWAIFNVVGIRSQGLFGYFRSMCFPPGVPKFLYILVTPIEFVSTLFVRPLSLSVRLFANMLAGHLLLVSFAVITASVFEPSGLAVIWPFSLGLLIALTGFEVLVAFLQAFIFTILTAVYIGGAMHPEH; encoded by the coding sequence GTGACCTTCGCCCTCGAGTTCCCGCCCGTCAGCCACGTCATCGAGTGGCCGACCCTGTTCCTCGACGGCGCGTTCGCCGTCAACAAGGTCGTCCTGCTCATGTGGCTGTCGGTCCTGCTCGTGTTCCTGTTCTTCTTCCTCGCCGCGCGCCGCCGCCAGCTGGTGCCGAGCGGGGTGCAGAACGTGGCCGAGTCGGTCGTCGACTTCGTGACCGACGGGATCATCATGCAGACGATGGGCCCGGAGGGCATGCGCTACCTGCCCTTCCTCGCCACCCTGTTCTCGTTCATCTTCGTCTGCAACATCTGGGAGATCATCCCGGGGGCGCAGATGCCGGTGAACGCGAGGATCGCCCTCCCGGCCTTCCTCGCCATCCTCGTCTGGGCCATCTTCAACGTCGTCGGCATCCGGTCCCAGGGCCTGTTCGGCTACTTCCGGTCGATGTGCTTCCCGCCCGGGGTGCCGAAGTTCCTCTACATCCTCGTCACGCCGATCGAGTTCGTCTCGACCCTGTTCGTCCGGCCGCTGTCGCTGTCGGTCCGGCTCTTCGCCAACATGCTCGCCGGCCACCTGCTGCTCGTCAGCTTCGCCGTCATCACCGCGTCGGTGTTCGAGCCGAGCGGCCTCGCCGTCATCTGGCCGTTCTCCCTCGGCCTGCTCATCGCCCTCACCGGCTTCGAGGTGCTGGTGGCGTTCCTGCAGGCGTTCATCTTCACGATCCTGACCGCCGTGTACATCGGCGGCGCGATGCACCCCGAGCACTAG
- the atpF gene encoding F0F1 ATP synthase subunit B → MRALLTGLAAVLLVLLGPAHVATAQETGGDQGGELDTGADADLSHDTEECLEILEDGGEPEDCQEAPSPILPATDELIWGIISFLVLLFLLWRFAFPPLRKAMTDRTERIRSSVDAAERAKAEAQSVLDQYRAQLDDARSEAGRIIEEARQTADAMRRDLQARAEAEISEMRRRASADVEAAKSQAIADLRAEVSQLAIGAAEVVVQRSLDRETNTALVESFIRQVGASGDGR, encoded by the coding sequence ATGCGAGCGCTGCTCACCGGCCTCGCCGCCGTCCTCCTCGTCCTGCTCGGCCCCGCGCACGTGGCGACGGCGCAGGAGACCGGGGGGGACCAGGGCGGCGAGCTCGACACGGGGGCCGACGCCGACCTCAGCCACGACACCGAGGAGTGCCTCGAGATCCTCGAGGACGGCGGCGAGCCCGAGGACTGCCAGGAGGCCCCGAGCCCGATCCTCCCGGCCACCGACGAGCTGATCTGGGGGATCATCTCGTTCCTCGTCCTGCTGTTCCTCCTGTGGCGCTTCGCCTTCCCGCCGCTGCGCAAGGCGATGACCGACCGCACCGAGCGCATCAGGTCGAGCGTCGACGCCGCCGAGCGGGCGAAGGCCGAGGCCCAGTCGGTCCTCGACCAGTACCGGGCCCAGCTCGACGACGCGAGGAGCGAGGCCGGCCGGATCATCGAGGAGGCCCGCCAGACGGCCGACGCCATGCGGCGCGACCTCCAGGCCAGGGCCGAGGCCGAGATCTCCGAGATGCGACGGCGGGCGTCCGCCGACGTCGAGGCGGCCAAGAGCCAGGCCATCGCCGACCTCCGGGCCGAGGTGTCCCAGCTCGCCATCGGCGCCGCCGAGGTCGTCGTCCAGCGCAGCCTCGACCGCGAGACCAACACGGCGCTGGTCGAGAGCTTCATCCGCCAGGTCGGGGCCTCGGGCGATGGTCGCTGA
- the atpE gene encoding ATP synthase F0 subunit C, whose amino-acid sequence MSLLNVLAQQEAGELVDGLTAVGRGIVYGGAAIGPGIGIGIVVGNAITAMARQPEAAGMVRTTMFLGIAFTEALALFGFVLSFIVSG is encoded by the coding sequence TTGTCCCTGCTCAACGTCCTCGCCCAGCAGGAGGCGGGCGAGCTCGTCGACGGCCTCACCGCCGTCGGTCGCGGCATCGTCTACGGGGGCGCCGCCATCGGCCCCGGCATCGGCATCGGCATCGTCGTCGGCAACGCCATCACCGCCATGGCCCGCCAGCCGGAGGCCGCCGGCATGGTCCGCACGACCATGTTCCTCGGCATCGCCTTCACCGAGGCGCTCGCCCTGTTCGGCTTCGTCCTCTCCTTCATCGTCTCGGGCTAG